From one Catellatospora sp. IY07-71 genomic stretch:
- a CDS encoding EboA domain-containing protein: protein MNLRFGYGTNGFANHRLGDALAVLAEQGYDGVALTLDHHHLDPYAPGLARRVSGLATRLIELGLSVVVETGARYLLDPRRKHAPTLLHDDREVRLDFLLRAVSIASDLGAEAVSCWSGVRPPSVDPQLAWDRLVDGCARLTEAASKAGVPVGFEPEPGMFVPDLAGWRTLHRALGMPRAFGLTLDIGHCRCLEPEPIPDCIATAAPYLVNVQIEDMRRGVHEHLEFGEGEIDFPPVLRALSAAGYRGLIGVELPRHSHAAPEVARRSLAFLRKAAGQPITAPARTAAAPGQRRPSGTVPGPDVLRAALACVDDGGWLDEALRRVAADPSVISRLFPAAARRCGRGPVGVPGWTADEAARAVLLATLPAEHTAAQARALYRHGDAAEKRAVLRALPLLPLGPSAVELLHDAIRTNDTRLVAAALGPYAVHLDAAAWRQAVLKCVFMGIPLSVVDGLEHRADAELAAMLAGVADERDAAGRQLPADAAALLERLTAEKGI from the coding sequence ATGAACCTGCGTTTCGGGTACGGCACCAACGGCTTCGCCAACCACCGCCTCGGAGACGCGCTGGCCGTGCTCGCCGAACAGGGCTACGACGGCGTCGCGCTGACGCTGGACCACCACCACCTGGACCCGTATGCCCCCGGCCTGGCCCGCCGCGTGTCCGGACTGGCCACGCGGCTGATCGAGCTGGGGCTGTCCGTGGTCGTCGAGACGGGCGCCCGCTACCTGCTCGACCCGCGCCGCAAGCACGCGCCCACGCTGCTGCACGACGACCGCGAGGTGCGGCTCGACTTCCTGCTGCGCGCCGTGTCGATCGCGTCCGACCTGGGCGCGGAGGCGGTGTCCTGCTGGTCGGGGGTGCGCCCGCCGTCGGTCGACCCGCAGCTGGCCTGGGACCGGCTGGTCGACGGCTGCGCCCGGCTCACCGAGGCCGCGTCGAAGGCGGGTGTGCCGGTCGGCTTCGAGCCCGAGCCGGGCATGTTCGTGCCGGACCTGGCGGGCTGGCGCACGCTGCACCGGGCGCTGGGCATGCCGCGCGCGTTCGGGCTGACCCTGGACATCGGGCACTGCCGGTGCCTGGAGCCGGAGCCCATCCCGGACTGCATCGCGACCGCAGCGCCCTACCTGGTGAACGTGCAGATCGAGGACATGCGGCGCGGGGTGCACGAGCACCTGGAGTTCGGCGAGGGCGAGATCGACTTCCCGCCGGTGCTGCGGGCGCTGTCCGCGGCCGGCTACCGCGGGCTGATCGGGGTGGAGCTGCCGCGGCACTCGCACGCCGCGCCCGAGGTCGCCCGGCGCTCGCTGGCGTTCCTGCGTAAGGCCGCGGGGCAGCCGATCACGGCACCGGCCAGGACGGCCGCCGCGCCCGGACAGCGCCGCCCGAGCGGCACCGTGCCCGGACCCGACGTGCTGCGCGCCGCGCTGGCCTGCGTCGACGACGGCGGGTGGCTGGACGAGGCGCTGCGCCGGGTGGCCGCCGACCCGTCCGTGATCAGCCGGCTGTTCCCGGCCGCCGCGCGCCGCTGCGGGCGCGGGCCGGTCGGCGTGCCGGGCTGGACCGCCGACGAGGCCGCGCGGGCGGTGCTGCTGGCCACGCTGCCCGCCGAGCACACCGCCGCGCAGGCACGCGCGCTCTACCGGCACGGTGACGCCGCCGAGAAACGTGCCGTGCTGCGCGCCCTGCCGCTGCTGCCGCTCGGCCCGAGCGCCGTCGAGCTGCTGCACGACGCGATCCGCACCAACGACACCCGGCTGGTCGCCGCGGCGCTGGGCCCGTACGCCGTGCACCTGGACGCCGCCGCCTGGCGGCAGGCCGTGCTCAAGTGCGTGTTCATGGGCATCCCGCTGTCCGTGGTGGACGGGCTGGAACACCGGGCCGACGCCGAACTCGCCGCGATGCTCGCCGGGGTCGCCGACGAGCGCGACGCCGCCGGACGCCAACTGCCGGCCGACGCCGCCGCGCTGCTGGAACGCCTCACCGCCGAGAAGGGGATCTGA
- a CDS encoding SCO3242 family prenyltransferase: MSRRGGAERRAAGWKGTLRAVAELVRAPAALSVPGDVIAGAAAAGTLDRRTPGLAAASVCLYWAGMAANDWADRELDAVERPERPIPSGRISPRAALGLAAGLTAAGVGLAAWTGGRRGLATAVPLAAMVWAYDVKAKNTAAGPAAMAACRGLDVLLGASSGRVAKAVPAALTVAAHTYTVTELSRREVSGADARLPLATLTGTVAVAATAAGLSTRRGPRAWLPAALAGWYVSHYGRAQARAAAEPSAARVREAVGSGITGLPTLQGTLAARHGSGLAGLALAAAAPLARRLVRRISAT, encoded by the coding sequence ATCTCCCGGCGGGGCGGTGCGGAGCGCCGGGCGGCGGGGTGGAAGGGCACGTTGCGGGCGGTGGCTGAGCTGGTCAGGGCGCCGGCGGCGCTGTCGGTGCCGGGGGACGTGATCGCGGGGGCCGCGGCGGCGGGGACGCTTGATCGGCGTACCCCCGGATTGGCGGCGGCGTCGGTCTGTCTTTACTGGGCCGGGATGGCGGCCAACGACTGGGCTGATCGGGAGCTGGACGCGGTGGAGCGGCCGGAGCGGCCGATCCCGAGCGGGCGGATCTCGCCCCGGGCCGCGCTGGGTCTCGCGGCTGGGCTGACGGCCGCGGGGGTGGGGCTGGCCGCGTGGACGGGCGGGCGCCGTGGCCTGGCGACGGCCGTGCCGCTGGCCGCCATGGTGTGGGCGTACGACGTCAAGGCGAAGAACACCGCCGCCGGTCCCGCCGCGATGGCCGCCTGCCGAGGGCTGGACGTGCTGCTCGGCGCGTCGTCCGGGCGGGTCGCGAAGGCGGTGCCCGCGGCGCTGACCGTCGCCGCGCACACCTACACGGTGACGGAGCTGTCGCGGCGGGAGGTGTCGGGCGCGGACGCCCGGCTGCCGCTGGCGACGCTGACCGGCACCGTCGCCGTCGCCGCGACCGCGGCCGGCCTGAGCACCCGCCGGGGCCCGCGCGCGTGGCTGCCCGCGGCCCTGGCGGGGTGGTACGTCTCGCACTACGGCCGGGCGCAGGCCCGCGCCGCCGCCGAGCCGAGCGCCGCGCGCGTGCGCGAAGCCGTCGGCTCGGGCATCACCGGCCTGCCCACGCTGCAGGGCACGCTGGCCGCCCGGCACGGGTCCGGCCTGGCCGGGCTCGCCCTCGCCGCCGCCGCGCCGCTGGCCCGGCGCCTGGTCCGGAGGATCTCCGCCACATGA
- a CDS encoding inositol-3-phosphate synthase: MRTGVWLVGGRGSVAVTSMAGAVALRAGLAEPTGCVTELPQLHSPALPGLGDLVFGGHDVTATPLPKRAEALADAGVLPGRLVTAVQPDLAALDAEVRPAPRGATQAETAALIAADLDDFRRRHELGRVVMMNVASTEAAAAPHEAHAALDLLHKALRGDTAVLPPSSLYAYAAFTAGCSYVDFTPSTGARLPALAQLAYERGVPYAGHDGKTGETLVKSVLAPMFAMRNLHVRSWSGANLLGGGDGANLAQPAPNAAKAASKQRVLAETLGYQPQGDTRIEYVADLGEFKTAWDLVTFTGFLGTPMRLDFTWHGCDSALAAPLILDLVRLTAAAHRAGRTGPLPELAFFFKDPLGDVPHGLAAQWDALVGLVEGLA, translated from the coding sequence ATGCGAACTGGTGTTTGGCTGGTCGGAGGGCGGGGGTCGGTCGCCGTCACCAGCATGGCCGGAGCCGTCGCGCTACGCGCGGGGCTCGCCGAGCCCACCGGATGTGTCACGGAACTGCCGCAGCTGCACAGCCCAGCCCTGCCCGGCCTGGGCGACCTCGTCTTCGGCGGGCACGACGTGACGGCGACGCCGCTGCCCAAGCGGGCCGAGGCGCTCGCCGACGCCGGGGTGCTGCCCGGCCGCCTGGTCACCGCGGTGCAGCCGGACCTGGCCGCGCTCGACGCCGAGGTGCGCCCCGCACCCCGCGGCGCGACGCAGGCCGAGACCGCCGCGCTGATCGCCGCCGACCTCGACGACTTCCGCCGCCGGCACGAGCTGGGCCGGGTCGTCATGATGAACGTGGCCTCCACCGAGGCCGCCGCCGCGCCGCACGAGGCGCACGCCGCGCTCGACCTGCTGCACAAGGCCCTGCGCGGTGACACGGCCGTGCTGCCGCCCAGCTCGCTGTACGCGTACGCGGCGTTCACGGCGGGCTGCTCGTACGTCGACTTCACCCCGTCCACCGGGGCGCGGCTGCCCGCGCTGGCGCAGCTGGCCTACGAGCGCGGGGTGCCGTACGCCGGGCACGACGGCAAGACGGGGGAGACCCTGGTCAAGTCGGTGCTCGCGCCGATGTTCGCGATGCGCAACCTGCACGTGCGCAGCTGGTCCGGGGCGAACCTGCTCGGCGGCGGCGACGGCGCCAACCTGGCCCAGCCCGCGCCGAACGCGGCCAAGGCGGCCAGCAAGCAGCGGGTGCTCGCCGAGACGCTGGGCTACCAGCCGCAGGGCGACACGCGCATCGAGTACGTCGCCGACCTGGGCGAGTTCAAGACCGCTTGGGACCTGGTCACCTTCACCGGGTTCCTGGGCACGCCGATGCGGCTCGACTTCACCTGGCACGGCTGCGACTCGGCGCTGGCCGCGCCGCTGATCCTGGACCTGGTCCGGCTCACCGCCGCCGCGCACCGGGCCGGGCGCACCGGGCCGCTGCCCGAGCTGGCGTTCTTCTTCAAGGACCCGCTGGGCGACGTCCCGCACGGCCTCGCCGCGCAGTGGGACGCCCTGGTCGGCCTGGTGGAGGGCCTCGCGTGA